DNA from Rhodothermia bacterium:
AATGTGTTGCAAATGAGTGTCTTAATGTATGTACCGTAGTATAATGATTTACACCAGATTTGTCAACGGCTTTCCTCAAAATCATCTGTACACTTCTTGCACTATAGGGGCCGTATTTTTGCCCTTCAAATGCCCAATATACAGGCTTATAAATGGCCATATATTCCCGTAAGGCAGTCGCCATTTTAGTAGAAAGAATACTATATCAGCCTTTTTTTGCTATTACAATGCTTTTTTCTATCAAGATGGCGGGGCTAATGCCCCTATTTTTGCGCTTGCAATACGTTTTCTACGAAGATGTCAGGGCTGACGCCCCTGTTTTTGCCCTTGCAATACCTTAATTCTATCAAGATGGCAGGGCGAACGCCCCTGTTTTTGCCCTTGCAATACCTTATTCTATCAAGATGGCGGGGCTAATGCCCCTATTTTTTACAGGGAGCAATTTTTGTACACACAAAAGCAAAGAGAAGCGTAGCTCTCAAATCTTCGTAGATGCAGGTACATTCAATTAAAGTAAGAGGAGCGTAGCTCTGGCCTCAAACAAAATAGCCCTAAACACAAATGCCAAACACATGCACCCAATGATACCTTCAAATGGATTAACAAACCGATAACGTAGCTCCCGTTTCCAGAAGCTAAAGCCACCAGATTCCACCTCCTGATGGTAGTGTTTAACTTTGCAGCAAAAACTTCGGCTACAGTTATCGAACATCAATACTGCCGTAAATGTGGCTCCGAACACATCGTCAAAAGCGGTAGAAACGGAGTGGGCAATTCCAAGTATAAATGCAAGGCTTGGGCTTGGGGGCGTATTCCAAATGCTTCGAAGAAGCGAGGACATGCTTCAATTAGACGAGTTTTGGTTGTCCGTTTATTGTAGCGAAGAAAGTTGTCGGAAATTCTGGCAGTTAGTTCCGCAATTGTACCGTTGTTACAGGACTTTTAGTGATTTCTGAAAAAGCATATGCAGCAGTCATCGCAACGGGCAGTCATGAAATGGCTGGAAAAGGAATCGGAGAAACTTGCCATGTGGAACGTTGGGATAACATGCTTCGCCAAAGAATTTCCCGCTTCGTCCGAAAAACCCTCTCGTTTTCTAAGAGCGACGAAATGCACGAACTTTATCTGCACTTGTTTATCTATAATTACAATACATCACTCGTTAAGTAACTCCACCAAAACATCTAATTCGTTTATTAACAATGATCTAAAGCCATAAATTACATTTGGTTAAAACATCCCTGCTGCCAAGGCAAGCCATTGCTGAATCCAGACCAAAAATTGACGTTTGAGCGGCTGGGTAAACTGCTTATCGGGCGAGGTGGTTTTTTGGTTATTCAGCCGATCGAGGTCTAAGCGGTTTTTGAATTGCGGATCAATCTGCACAGCGCGAAGGTTTTGTGAGAAGGTAAAAGACTTCCAACGCTCGCGCCCTTCCCAATATTTCCAGACGGTTTCCCCGTTTTCCAACTCAAACCGAACGTTTTGCGGAAAAAAACCTTCCCCCAAGTTTTGCAACCATACGGTTTTCCCCTCCAGACGGCCTACTGCATAATCGTTTGCCGCAGACGAATAGAGGTATTGCTGGAAAAACCACCGAAGAGATTGCCCGGAGACCTCCTCGGCTACGGCCATAAAGTCGCGGGTGGTGGGATGCTTAAAACGCCATCGGGTAACATACGTTCGGAGGATGCGCTGCATAACCGGTTCCCCCACCAAGCCTTCTAATGCACTTAACATCGTTCCGGGCTTGGCATATGAACACGTTCGGTATGCGCCATCCGAGGCGAATTTCCACGAATCGGTAACGATTACACAGCGGTTATCCACATCTAACGTAAAAGAAAGTCGTTGGATTACCCCATCCGAAAGTGGAAAGGTCGGAAAGTCTATGGCCGACCCACCGCCATAAGCTGCATCCATAATTTTATGCTCGGTATAGGAATTAATGCCCTCGTCTAACCAAGATTCTTCAAACTCATTCGAGGCCAAGAGACCATACCAGAACTGATGGCCAAACTCGTGGACGGTGACCAATTCCAGGAAACGTGACCAAGTTGGCATTGCATAGGACGTCCCGCAAGTAATCAACGTCGGGTATTCCATTCCATTTGCACCGGATAGGGCATCTACCAACGTGAGGGTATCATAGGGATACATGCCATACCACCGATCAAAATAGGATAAGGCTGTTTGTGCCGCTGCTAAATGACGTTGGCCTTGTGTGGCATGATTTTCCTGCACCAATGCCCGAATTTTGACGTGTTTCCAAGTGGTGGTAAATTCCCGAAACGAGCGGGAGGCCGTCCAAGCAAAATCGTGCACGTCTTGCGCTTCAAATACAA
Protein-coding regions in this window:
- a CDS encoding M1 family metallopeptidase: MKNSIFFLLLSILPVFLWAQAPLSDRLVSYHIKVRLDAARKTLYGSQIMTWRNTGGSPVNELQFHLYLNAFRDEKSTFMRESGGEHRGFKTDNKDTRGHMTIKSIRQTDGLDLRSKLTFIQPDDGNPNDFTVASLALPQPVPPGKTISLEVTFEAKLPKIFARTGWATDEAGQLFFMVAQWFPKFGVYEQPGRRYVPMASKIGQWNTHQFHSNSEFYADFGTYKVEMTVPKGYLIGATGRETGRTTTGNQTTFVFEAQDVHDFAWTASRSFREFTTTWKHVKIRALVQENHATQGQRHLAAAQTALSYFDRWYGMYPYDTLTLVDALSGANGMEYPTLITCGTSYAMPTWSRFLELVTVHEFGHQFWYGLLASNEFEESWLDEGINSYTEHKIMDAAYGGGSAIDFPTFPLSDGVIQRLSFTLDVDNRCVIVTDSWKFASDGAYRTCSYAKPGTMLSALEGLVGEPVMQRILRTYVTRWRFKHPTTRDFMAVAEEVSGQSLRWFFQQYLYSSAANDYAVGRLEGKTVWLQNLGEGFFPQNVRFELENGETVWKYWEGRERWKSFTFSQNLRAVQIDPQFKNRLDLDRLNNQKTTSPDKQFTQPLKRQFLVWIQQWLALAAGMF
- a CDS encoding tyrosine-type recombinase/integrase: MATALREYMAIYKPVYWAFEGQKYGPYSARSVQMILRKAVDKSGVNHYTTVHTLRHSFATHLLAQGMELRYIQALLCHERTKTTEGYTHITEWAIAKFVSPLDHLTDL